A single Chryseobacterium shigense DNA region contains:
- a CDS encoding alpha/beta hydrolase → MKPISILSLVFFFITVFAKAQTDDKFYQPNKVMKPFEFKISEQINFPVEGDTITAFIAKPDTQKLQKTIFYFHGAAGNVTTYQFMTKPLVEAGYQVVMIDLRGYGLSTGKPNHKNVAEDGQKIFDELMKRPDIKDTKVYIYGASLGTQVAAHLAKDNISEISGLILDCPMASFTDIAAHFAPQYREFILQSMISPYAAKEDVKALDKLPLLIIHGKEDKTIPYEQGKLVFDNAAGTKVFIESKGDHLQGLVNNKEEILKAIDKL, encoded by the coding sequence ATGAAACCAATTTCAATTCTGTCTTTAGTATTCTTTTTTATCACAGTATTTGCAAAAGCTCAGACGGATGATAAATTCTATCAGCCAAACAAAGTCATGAAGCCATTTGAGTTTAAAATTTCCGAACAGATTAACTTTCCTGTAGAAGGAGATACGATTACAGCGTTTATAGCAAAACCTGACACTCAAAAACTTCAAAAGACAATTTTTTATTTTCACGGAGCGGCAGGAAACGTTACAACCTATCAGTTTATGACCAAACCTCTTGTAGAGGCAGGATATCAGGTGGTAATGATAGATCTCAGAGGGTATGGATTGTCTACAGGGAAACCCAATCACAAAAATGTAGCGGAAGACGGGCAGAAAATTTTTGATGAACTGATGAAAAGACCTGATATTAAAGATACAAAAGTCTACATCTACGGAGCTTCTTTAGGAACCCAGGTTGCTGCGCACCTTGCCAAAGATAATATTTCTGAGATTTCCGGACTTATTCTGGACTGTCCAATGGCTTCTTTTACGGATATTGCGGCTCATTTTGCTCCTCAGTACAGAGAATTTATTCTGCAGTCTATGATTTCGCCTTATGCAGCTAAAGAAGATGTGAAGGCTTTGGACAAGCTGCCATTGCTTATTATTCATGGTAAGGAAGATAAAACCATTCCTTATGAGCAGGGAAAACTGGTTTTTGATAATGCTGCCGGCACTAAAGTTTTCATTGAATCCAAAGGAGATCATTTGCAAGGATTGGTCAATAATAAAGAAGAGATCCTGAAAGCTATTGATAAATTATAA
- a CDS encoding helix-turn-helix transcriptional regulator — MQKEKLRTIRKQKGYTQQQIADIIATDVSNYSRKESGDVRIIKDEWDKIARFLNVTVEDIYEEEEAKVVINNDHPVFNDHAVSSIVSQFNNIPGSIIQNLQDYISFLKEENERLKEELKSPRSRK, encoded by the coding sequence ATGCAAAAAGAAAAATTACGCACTATCAGAAAACAAAAGGGCTATACCCAACAGCAGATAGCTGATATTATCGCGACAGATGTATCCAACTACAGCAGAAAGGAAAGCGGTGATGTAAGGATTATCAAAGATGAATGGGACAAAATCGCCCGTTTCTTAAATGTTACTGTGGAAGATATTTACGAGGAAGAAGAAGCAAAAGTTGTGATCAATAATGATCATCCTGTATTCAACGATCACGCAGTTTCATCTATTGTTTCTCAATTCAATAATATTCCTGGGTCCATTATCCAGAATCTTCAGGATTATATTTCTTTTTTGAAAGAGGAAAATGAAAGGTTGAAGGAAGAATTGAAAAGCCCAAGAAGTAGAAAGTAG
- the htpG gene encoding molecular chaperone HtpG, translating to MTKGNINVSVENIFPLIKKFLYSDHEIFLRELISNATDATLKLKHLTSIGEAKVEYGNPKIEVKIDKENKTLRIIDQGIGMTGEEVEKYINQVAFSGAEEFLEKYKDTAKDSGIIGHFGLGFYSAFMVAEKVEIITKSYKDAPAVKWICDGSPEFTLEETTDKTDRGTEIVLHIAEDSTEFLEEGKIRELLSKYNKFMPVPIKFGTKTHTLPLPEDAPEDAVAETEEVDNIINNPTPAWTIAPSELTNEDYMKFYHELYPMQFEEPLFNIHLNVDYPFNLTGILFFPKLSNNLNIDKDKIQLYQNQVFVTDEVKGIVPDFLMLLRGVIDSPDIPLNVSRSYLQADGAVKKISSYITKKVADKMSSLINENREDYEQKWNDIKIVIEYGIITEEKFAEKADKFTLYPTTNGKYFLWNELIEKIQPSQTDKDGNTVILYTTNADEQHSYIQAANDKGYEVLLLDSPVISHVIQKLETTKEKISFARVDADHINNLIKKDEPVISKLNETEKETLKKDVEEAVKDAKFTVQLEDLDSNDAPFTITQPEFMRRMKEMQATGGGGMFGMGGFPEMYNLVVNSNSELSNQILKTENAEEKDNLIKYALDLAKLSQNLLKGKDLTDFIQRSYKQLEK from the coding sequence ATGACTAAAGGAAATATTAATGTATCTGTGGAAAATATTTTCCCGCTTATTAAAAAATTTCTTTACAGTGACCACGAAATATTCCTGAGAGAATTAATCTCCAATGCAACGGATGCTACCTTAAAACTAAAGCATTTAACAAGCATCGGAGAAGCAAAAGTTGAATATGGAAACCCAAAGATTGAAGTTAAAATCGATAAGGAAAACAAAACACTTCGAATTATCGATCAGGGTATCGGGATGACGGGTGAAGAGGTTGAAAAATACATCAATCAGGTTGCTTTTTCAGGAGCCGAGGAATTCCTTGAGAAATATAAAGACACGGCAAAAGATTCCGGGATCATTGGTCATTTCGGACTTGGTTTTTATTCTGCATTCATGGTGGCTGAAAAAGTGGAGATCATTACAAAATCTTATAAAGACGCACCCGCAGTAAAGTGGATATGTGATGGCAGCCCGGAATTCACCCTTGAAGAAACAACTGATAAAACGGACAGAGGAACGGAAATCGTTCTTCACATTGCAGAAGATTCTACAGAATTCCTTGAAGAAGGTAAAATCCGTGAATTGCTTTCAAAGTATAACAAATTCATGCCTGTTCCTATTAAATTCGGAACAAAAACACATACGCTTCCGTTACCGGAGGATGCTCCCGAAGATGCAGTGGCTGAGACTGAGGAAGTTGACAATATCATCAACAATCCTACTCCGGCATGGACTATTGCGCCAAGTGAGCTGACGAATGAGGATTATATGAAGTTCTACCACGAGCTGTATCCAATGCAGTTTGAAGAGCCTTTATTCAATATTCACCTGAATGTTGATTATCCTTTCAATCTTACCGGAATTTTATTTTTCCCGAAACTGAGCAACAATTTAAATATTGATAAGGATAAAATTCAGCTTTACCAGAACCAGGTATTTGTAACGGATGAGGTAAAAGGCATCGTTCCTGACTTCCTGATGCTTCTGAGAGGGGTAATAGATTCTCCGGATATTCCGTTGAATGTTTCCCGTTCTTACCTTCAGGCAGATGGCGCCGTGAAGAAAATTTCTTCTTACATCACTAAAAAAGTGGCCGATAAGATGTCTTCCCTGATCAACGAAAACCGCGAAGATTATGAGCAGAAATGGAACGACATCAAGATCGTAATAGAATACGGAATCATCACAGAAGAGAAATTTGCAGAAAAGGCAGATAAATTTACACTATATCCTACTACAAACGGAAAATACTTCCTGTGGAATGAATTAATTGAAAAGATTCAACCTTCTCAGACAGATAAAGACGGCAATACGGTAATTCTTTATACTACCAATGCAGACGAGCAGCACAGCTATATTCAGGCAGCAAATGATAAGGGATATGAAGTTCTGTTATTAGACTCACCCGTGATTTCTCACGTGATCCAAAAGCTGGAAACTACAAAAGAGAAGATCTCATTTGCCAGAGTAGATGCAGACCACATCAATAACCTGATCAAAAAAGATGAGCCTGTTATTTCCAAATTAAACGAAACTGAAAAAGAAACCTTAAAGAAAGATGTGGAAGAGGCCGTAAAAGATGCCAAATTCACTGTACAGCTTGAAGATCTTGACAGCAATGATGCTCCGTTTACCATCACCCAACCTGAGTTCATGAGAAGAATGAAGGAGATGCAGGCAACCGGCGGAGGCGGTATGTTCGGAATGGGAGGTTTCCCGGAGATGTATAATCTTGTGGTAAACTCGAACAGTGAACTTTCTAACCAGATCTTAAAAACAGAAAATGCTGAGGAGAAGGACAATTTGATCAAGTACGCCCTAGACCTTGCAAAACTTTCCCAAAACCTGCTGAAAGGAAAAGACCTTACAGATTTTATCCAGAGAAGTTATAAGCAACTGGAGAAATAA